The window TTAGCATTAATTTGGCATCGGGATTTCCTTCACCAAATACTATATTAGTTCTTTCTTTATATCCTACATGACATTCGTTTGATTTTTTATAAGTATTATACAATTGATCTAACAGTTCTTGTTTATGTTCTTTTATTGTCATAATTAAAAACCTTAAGCTAAAATATTAATATTTTAATTAATATTTTAGCTTATTTTTATACTTATTTTTAGCTGTTTACATATTTCTTTAAGAATTGTCCCCATTTTGTTTTATTTGCAAATTCTGATTGATGATAAGAATTATGTATGCGATTTTCTGGGAAATAAATAGATATCCCAGTAGCATTTTTCAGGTTTTTACCGACAGCATTTGCTATAACTGCGTTATTTATTATTGTGATTCCTTCTATTAAAAGTTTTTTTAAATTTAACTTAAAATCATTAGTTTCTTGAGAATTTTTTAAGTTGCATTTACTTAAATTATTTAATAAATTTTGGTAAAAATGTCCTAAATCTATATAAGTTGGTTCATCAAAATGAGTACAGAAGTTTTTGTGTTTACTTAACTTAATTACTTCTTTTAAGCTATTTCCATTTTGCTTATCAAGAGCTTTAATTAATATTTGGGATACTTGAGTTATATTATCTTCAAGAAGATGTATTTTGGATAAATTTATTGCTGATTGAGTGTAATCATTAGTTATTTTACCATAAGTTTCTTTATACGTTTGTACGATATGTTGAACAAATTGTTCTTTAGTGAGATAGTTATTAATAAAGGGCTCTAACGTTTTAGTATAATCATAACCTGTACCTAAAACTACTTCTTCGGAACTGACGAAATAATGAGCATATTCTTTAATTGGAGAAATAACTTCTATCATTGACATAAGGCATGCGTCGCAAGCAAGCAGAGCTAGCTTTTTACCTTTTAGATAATCTTTACTTATGGTTTCAAGCCCATCTTTTAGATTTTTAATTGTTAAATAGTTACGTGTAGTATCATCAAAACATATTCCTCTAGTAGGTGTTTTTGTTTGTAATTGAGAATTAATATAATCAATAAATCCTATGTTTCTATTTAGTTCAATTAATTTATTATGGTGGTTATAATTAAATAATTGAGATGGATTAATAGCTTTTCTTAAATTTGGTTCTATAATACCTGTTCCATGATTCCATAGAATTAACACTTGATTGTCTGCTGGGAAATTTTCTATTTGCCACTTGCAAAAATCTAATAAAGTTCTTATATTTCCGCTATCTGCTGAAAAATCAGGTCCCACCTGCATTAATTTATTTTTTTTAACTAAAAATCGTTTACTAATTTTTTTTCCACCTGTTTTATGCATGTTAAAGTGTACTACTAGATTTAATTTATCGTTGGATCCTATATTTTGCATTTGTTTTATGTTTCGACCTGCAAATGGAAATAAATCATTATCGGCAGCTATATAAATTCCAACTGTAGTAGTCTCATTTTTCTTTTTATGTATTTTGGTTAAGATATTATTATTTATATTGTTAGCAATTAAATTTATAGAATTATTATCGTATTCTTGTGTGCCGTATAAATGCGTTATAATGCAATTAGTAAACAAGAATAGTCCGGTAATTATGGATTTTGAAAGAATGCTTAATTTTTTTATTTTCATTAACAACCCCCTCTTGTGTCAAAAATATATTTAATTACAATAAGCTTATTTAATTTTATATTAAAGCTTCAATAAATTTTTATTTTTTTTGACTAATTGCTTTTATAATGGAGATTTCTCTTAATACTATTAATGCAAATGTTAAGCAAAAGCTTAATTGAAAATCTAGAAGAAATAATTTGTAGGGATTAAAGAAAAGCGTTATAA of the Candidatus Babela massiliensis genome contains:
- a CDS encoding clostripain-related cysteine peptidase, with amino-acid sequence MKIKKLSILSKSIITGLFLFTNCIITHLYGTQEYDNNSINLIANNINNNILTKIHKKKNETTTVGIYIAADNDLFPFAGRNIKQMQNIGSNDKLNLVVHFNMHKTGGKKISKRFLVKKNKLMQVGPDFSADSGNIRTLLDFCKWQIENFPADNQVLILWNHGTGIIEPNLRKAINPSQLFNYNHHNKLIELNRNIGFIDYINSQLQTKTPTRGICFDDTTRNYLTIKNLKDGLETISKDYLKGKKLALLACDACLMSMIEVISPIKEYAHYFVSSEEVVLGTGYDYTKTLEPFINNYLTKEQFVQHIVQTYKETYGKITNDYTQSAINLSKIHLLEDNITQVSQILIKALDKQNGNSLKEVIKLSKHKNFCTHFDEPTYIDLGHFYQNLLNNLSKCNLKNSQETNDFKLNLKKLLIEGITIINNAVIANAVGKNLKNATGISIYFPENRIHNSYHQSEFANKTKWGQFLKKYVNS